The Hymenobacter baengnokdamensis genome includes a region encoding these proteins:
- a CDS encoding Uma2 family endonuclease, with protein MTFADLDNVVTIHGPQLTRLTDEEFFDLCQHNPTLRLERNADHEIIFMPPAGTESSRKSSEVVFQLMLWNRRHQLGYVFESSAGFTLPDGSVCSPDASWVAKAAYEALPEAQRLRFPPMCPAFVVEVRSPSDGLAPLRRKMETYLANGVKSASCSTPAPKPPPSTAPARNPKKSAASSSRSAPSPPCPASRWICGRCAAWRNPLKKQGAEPTGPAPCHPLAYPVPGRRSYRYFGR; from the coding sequence ATGACGTTCGCCGACCTCGATAATGTGGTAACAATCCACGGCCCGCAGCTAACCCGGCTCACGGACGAAGAATTCTTCGACCTCTGCCAGCACAACCCCACCCTGCGCCTGGAGCGCAACGCCGACCACGAAATCATCTTCATGCCCCCCGCCGGAACTGAATCGAGCCGCAAGTCAAGTGAAGTAGTCTTCCAACTAATGCTCTGGAATCGTCGGCACCAACTCGGCTACGTCTTCGAGTCCTCCGCCGGCTTTACCCTGCCCGATGGCTCGGTGTGTTCGCCTGATGCTTCCTGGGTAGCCAAAGCTGCCTACGAGGCTCTGCCCGAAGCCCAGCGCCTGCGCTTCCCGCCCATGTGCCCCGCCTTCGTGGTCGAAGTCCGCTCGCCCTCCGATGGGCTGGCCCCCCTGCGCCGCAAAATGGAAACCTACCTGGCCAACGGCGTGAAGTCGGCTTCCTGCTCGACCCCAGCACCGAAACCGCCACCCTCTACCGCGCCGGCCAGGAACCCGAAGAAATCAGCAGCTTCGAGCAGTCGCTCAGCGCCGAGCCCGCCTTGCCCGGCTTCTCGCTGGATTTGCGGCCGTTGCGCCGCTTGGCGTAACCCGCTAAAAAAACAGGGCGCAGAGCCCACCGGCCCCGCACCCTGCCACCCGCTGGCCTATCCAGTGCCGGGCCGCCGCAGCTACCGCTACTTTGGCCGCTAG
- a CDS encoding HupE/UreJ family protein gives MSSLLPFLFAVVMGMGHAFEPDHLLAVSTLVARHDQLRGALKNGLFWGLGHTTMLAIFGGLLIFGRATFLQSGYFEAVVGLMLIVLGISRLVDKNSYQPGPVLRQRPGFAYSVGLVHGLAGSGALVLLALSAIPRPAGAIAYILLFGLGSVLGMLVAVSLMRIPFTPRMRLGRRLRAGAVVLSSVLSVGYGGWMVWTHV, from the coding sequence ATGTCCTCTCTCCTGCCCTTTCTATTCGCGGTGGTGATGGGCATGGGCCACGCTTTCGAGCCCGACCACCTGCTGGCGGTCAGCACCCTCGTGGCGCGCCACGACCAGCTGCGGGGAGCCCTCAAAAACGGCTTGTTCTGGGGCCTGGGGCACACCACCATGCTTGCCATTTTCGGCGGACTGCTGATTTTTGGGCGGGCCACGTTTTTGCAGTCGGGCTACTTCGAAGCCGTGGTGGGCCTGATGCTGATTGTCCTGGGTATCAGCCGGCTGGTGGATAAAAACTCGTATCAGCCGGGGCCGGTGCTGCGGCAGCGGCCGGGCTTTGCCTACTCCGTGGGGCTGGTGCACGGGCTGGCCGGGAGCGGGGCGCTGGTGCTGCTGGCCCTGAGTGCCATCCCCAGGCCGGCCGGGGCCATTGCCTATATCCTGCTGTTCGGGCTGGGCTCGGTGCTGGGAATGCTGGTGGCCGTCAGCCTGATGCGCATTCCGTTCACGCCCCGCATGCGGCTGGGCCGGCGGCTGCGGGCGGGCGCGGTGGTGCTGTCGTCGGTGCTCAGTGTAGGGTACGGCGGCTGGATGGTCTGGACGCACGTGTGA
- a CDS encoding Rossmann-fold NAD(P)-binding domain-containing protein: MKNFLSFADAGDYKALLNQALEIKKNPYGYQHVGKHKTVGLIFFNPSLRTRLSSLKAAYNLGAQAWVLNAGTDSWTLEMADGAVMNGSTQEHIKDAIAVMSQYCDVLGVRTFPTLKDKAADYSEEVLSKILQYATVPVISLESATLHPLQSFADLITVAETKQKERVKVVLTWAPHVRALPQCVPNSFCDWFSEIDWVDFVITHPPGYELDPKFTKGATIEYDQRKALAGADYVQAKNWSSYHDYGQVLSHDPSWMLTPEHMGLTTDAKFLHCLPVRRNVEVSDAVLDAPGSLIIQEAGNRTFSMQTVLHELLK, from the coding sequence ATGAAAAACTTCCTCTCCTTCGCCGATGCGGGCGACTATAAGGCGCTGCTCAATCAAGCCCTCGAAATTAAGAAAAACCCCTACGGCTACCAGCACGTGGGTAAGCACAAAACCGTGGGGCTGATATTTTTTAACCCCAGCCTGCGCACTCGCCTCAGCAGCCTGAAGGCTGCCTACAACCTGGGCGCGCAAGCCTGGGTGCTGAACGCCGGGACCGACTCCTGGACGCTGGAGATGGCCGATGGCGCCGTAATGAACGGCTCGACGCAGGAGCATATCAAGGACGCCATCGCGGTGATGAGCCAGTATTGCGACGTGCTGGGTGTGCGCACTTTCCCCACGCTCAAGGACAAGGCGGCCGACTACAGCGAGGAAGTACTGAGCAAGATTCTGCAGTACGCCACGGTGCCGGTTATCAGTCTGGAAAGCGCCACGCTGCACCCCTTGCAGTCGTTTGCCGACTTAATTACCGTGGCCGAGACCAAGCAAAAAGAGCGGGTGAAAGTGGTGCTGACCTGGGCCCCGCACGTGCGCGCCCTGCCCCAGTGCGTGCCTAACTCGTTCTGCGACTGGTTTTCGGAAATCGACTGGGTGGATTTTGTGATTACCCACCCGCCCGGCTACGAGCTGGACCCGAAATTCACGAAGGGCGCCACCATCGAGTACGACCAGCGCAAGGCCCTGGCCGGCGCCGACTACGTGCAGGCCAAAAACTGGAGCAGCTACCACGACTACGGCCAGGTGCTCAGCCACGACCCAAGCTGGATGCTCACGCCCGAGCACATGGGCCTGACCACCGACGCAAAATTCCTGCACTGCCTGCCCGTGCGCCGCAACGTGGAAGTGTCGGATGCCGTGCTCGATGCGCCGGGCTCGCTCATTATCCAGGAAGCCGGCAACCGGACATTTTCGATGCAAACTGTGCTACACGAGCTGCTGAAGTGA
- a CDS encoding helix-turn-helix domain-containing protein, translating to MKILPYTLIKTEQQYQHYCRELEALLTEAPTAAAQDEIDLLTLLIETWDEAHSHVPAADPIDLLRSLMAGQQLQAKDLASILEIGRGTVSDLLNRRRGMSKAVIRRLASYFHVSQEAFNRPYELAVTAKPLPRNAKVVHQRQQPETIVA from the coding sequence ATGAAAATCCTGCCCTACACCCTTATCAAAACCGAGCAACAGTACCAACACTACTGCCGCGAACTGGAGGCCCTGCTCACCGAAGCCCCCACGGCCGCCGCGCAAGATGAGATAGACTTGCTCACGCTTCTCATCGAAACATGGGACGAAGCGCATTCCCACGTGCCGGCCGCCGACCCCATCGACCTGCTCCGTTCGCTCATGGCCGGGCAGCAATTGCAGGCTAAGGACCTGGCCAGCATCCTGGAAATCGGGCGGGGCACAGTTTCCGACCTGCTGAACCGCCGTCGGGGTATGTCGAAAGCAGTTATTCGGCGCTTAGCCAGTTACTTCCATGTATCGCAGGAAGCCTTCAATCGGCCCTACGAATTAGCGGTAACCGCCAAGCCGCTGCCTCGCAACGCAAAAGTTGTGCATCAGCGGCAGCAACCGGAAACTATAGTCGCCTAG
- the carB gene encoding carbamoyl-phosphate synthase (glutamine-hydrolyzing) large subunit, which yields MKDIKKVLVLGSGALKIGEAGEFDYSGSQALKALKEEGITTILINPNIATVQTSDNIADDVYFLPVTPYFVEEVIKKEKPDGILVAFGGQTALNCAVQLYRNDIFEKYNVRVLGTPVQSIIDTEDRDIFIDKLNEIDVKTARSRAVTTMDDAIAAGLEIGFPLIIRAAFALGGLGSGFADNEDELRALAERAFATSSQILVEESLKGWKEVEYEVVRDCYDNCITVCNMENFDPIGIHTGESIVVAPSQTLSNREYHKLRQIGIKTIRHLGIVGECNIQYALDPVSEDYRVIEVNARLSRSSALASKATGYPLAFVAAKLALGYGLFEVKNSVTQTTSALFEPALDYVVVKLPRWDLGKFDGVTRQIGSSMKSVGEVMAIGRSFEEAIQKGLRMLDTGRRGFVANRPEAPVTNAQVDKLLSDPNEERIFAINQAFELGYTVQQIHDLTKIDLWFLQRLSTIFEMGQRLLPLGDGTAPEKALLAEAKKLGFSDMQLAAKFYGENDLRTSELRVRKHRKELGILPVVKQIDTLAAEFPAKTNYLYLTYHGTENDLEPETQKAVAVLGSGVYRIGSSVEFDWCGVNAIQTAAAEGYKTIVINYNPETVSTDYDVSDRLYFEELSFERVMDILDFEQPGGVILSTGGQIPNNLAMRLHQENVPVLGTSPERIDEAENRHKFSSIMDELGISQPRWSELSTLEGVFDFVGKVGFPVLIRPSYVLSGAAMNVVSNNYELETFLKLAKEVSTEYPVVVSEFIEEAKEIELDAVADHGEIVSYAISEHVEFAGVHSGDATMYYPPQKVYVETVRRLKAIAEKIAKRYEISGPFNIQFLGKNNDLKVIECNIRASRSFPFVSKVSGNNLITKATKILLGVPVDRDASELVYDSNFVGVKASQFSFTRLAGADPVLTVDMSSTGEVGCLGDTADEALLKSMLSVGYRIPQKSVLISGGPINSKVTLLPVAQLLAERGFTLYATEGTHKFFADMGLASTLVHWPDSQQQPNVLDYLRNKEIEMVINIPKNLTKGELDNDYKIRRTAVDFSIPLLTNARLASAFITAFCELEMSDLKIKSWNEYKGQ from the coding sequence ATGAAAGACATCAAGAAAGTACTGGTTCTCGGCTCGGGCGCTCTGAAAATCGGCGAGGCGGGCGAATTTGATTATTCCGGTTCGCAGGCGCTGAAGGCGCTGAAGGAAGAAGGCATTACGACCATCCTGATTAACCCCAATATTGCCACCGTGCAGACGTCGGACAATATTGCCGACGATGTGTATTTTCTGCCCGTCACGCCGTACTTCGTCGAGGAGGTCATTAAGAAGGAAAAACCCGACGGCATTCTGGTGGCGTTCGGGGGGCAAACGGCGCTGAACTGCGCGGTGCAGCTCTACCGGAATGATATTTTTGAGAAGTACAATGTGCGCGTGCTCGGCACGCCGGTACAGTCGATTATTGACACCGAAGACCGGGATATTTTCATTGACAAGCTCAATGAAATCGACGTAAAAACGGCCCGTAGTCGGGCCGTTACCACGATGGACGACGCCATCGCGGCGGGCCTGGAAATCGGCTTTCCATTGATTATTCGGGCGGCGTTTGCGCTGGGTGGCCTGGGCAGCGGCTTTGCCGATAACGAGGACGAGCTGCGGGCGCTGGCCGAGCGGGCGTTTGCGACTTCGAGCCAGATTCTGGTGGAAGAATCGCTCAAGGGTTGGAAGGAAGTGGAGTACGAAGTGGTGCGCGACTGCTATGATAACTGCATCACGGTCTGCAACATGGAGAACTTCGACCCTATCGGCATTCACACCGGGGAGAGCATCGTGGTGGCCCCGTCGCAGACGCTAAGCAACCGCGAGTACCACAAGCTGCGCCAGATTGGCATCAAGACCATTCGGCACCTGGGCATCGTGGGCGAGTGCAACATTCAGTACGCGCTTGACCCCGTGTCGGAGGATTACCGCGTGATTGAGGTGAATGCGCGCTTGTCGCGCTCGTCGGCGCTGGCCTCGAAGGCGACGGGCTACCCGCTGGCGTTTGTGGCGGCTAAGCTGGCGCTGGGCTACGGGCTGTTTGAGGTAAAAAACAGCGTGACGCAGACCACTTCGGCGCTGTTTGAGCCGGCGCTCGACTACGTGGTGGTAAAGCTGCCGCGCTGGGACCTGGGCAAATTTGACGGCGTGACCCGGCAGATTGGCTCCAGCATGAAGAGCGTGGGTGAAGTCATGGCCATCGGCCGCTCGTTTGAGGAAGCCATTCAGAAGGGCCTGCGGATGCTGGACACCGGCCGCCGCGGCTTTGTGGCCAACCGGCCCGAGGCACCCGTGACCAATGCCCAGGTAGACAAGCTGCTGAGCGACCCGAATGAGGAGCGTATTTTCGCTATCAACCAGGCGTTTGAGCTAGGCTACACGGTGCAGCAAATCCATGATTTGACAAAAATCGACCTGTGGTTTTTGCAGCGCCTGAGTACCATTTTTGAGATGGGCCAGCGCCTCCTACCCCTCGGCGACGGCACCGCGCCCGAGAAGGCGCTACTGGCAGAAGCCAAGAAGCTGGGCTTCTCGGATATGCAGCTGGCCGCTAAATTCTACGGCGAAAACGACTTACGCACCAGTGAGCTGCGCGTGCGCAAGCACCGCAAGGAGCTGGGCATTTTGCCGGTGGTGAAGCAGATTGATACCCTAGCAGCGGAGTTTCCGGCCAAGACCAACTACCTCTACCTCACCTACCACGGCACCGAAAACGATTTGGAGCCGGAAACCCAGAAAGCGGTAGCTGTGCTGGGCTCGGGTGTGTACCGCATCGGCAGCAGCGTGGAGTTTGACTGGTGCGGTGTGAACGCCATTCAGACCGCCGCCGCCGAGGGCTACAAAACCATCGTTATCAACTACAACCCCGAAACCGTTTCGACCGACTACGACGTGAGCGACCGGTTATATTTCGAGGAGCTGAGCTTCGAGCGGGTGATGGATATCCTGGATTTTGAGCAGCCGGGCGGGGTCATTCTCTCCACGGGCGGCCAGATTCCGAACAACCTCGCCATGCGCCTGCACCAGGAAAACGTGCCGGTGCTGGGCACCTCGCCCGAGCGCATCGATGAAGCCGAAAACCGCCACAAGTTCTCGTCGATTATGGACGAGCTGGGCATTTCGCAGCCGCGCTGGAGCGAGCTTTCGACCCTCGAAGGCGTGTTTGACTTCGTGGGCAAGGTTGGCTTCCCGGTGCTCATCCGGCCGAGCTACGTGCTGTCGGGCGCCGCGATGAACGTGGTTTCCAACAACTACGAGCTGGAAACTTTCCTGAAGCTCGCCAAGGAGGTGAGCACCGAATACCCCGTAGTAGTGTCCGAGTTCATCGAGGAAGCCAAGGAAATCGAGCTGGACGCGGTGGCCGACCACGGCGAAATCGTGAGCTACGCCATATCCGAGCACGTCGAGTTTGCGGGCGTGCACTCGGGCGACGCCACCATGTACTACCCGCCCCAGAAGGTGTACGTGGAAACGGTGCGCCGCCTCAAGGCCATTGCCGAGAAAATTGCCAAGCGCTACGAAATCAGCGGGCCGTTCAACATCCAGTTTCTGGGTAAAAACAACGACCTGAAGGTTATCGAGTGTAACATCCGCGCCTCGCGCAGCTTCCCTTTCGTGTCGAAAGTATCGGGCAACAACCTGATTACCAAGGCTACGAAAATACTACTCGGCGTGCCCGTAGACCGCGACGCCAGCGAGCTGGTATACGACTCCAACTTTGTGGGCGTCAAGGCTTCGCAGTTCTCCTTCACCCGCCTGGCCGGCGCCGACCCGGTGCTGACTGTGGACATGTCCTCGACCGGCGAGGTCGGCTGCCTGGGCGATACTGCCGACGAGGCCCTGCTCAAGTCGATGCTGTCGGTAGGCTACCGCATCCCGCAAAAGTCGGTGCTGATTTCGGGCGGTCCCATCAATTCGAAAGTAACGCTGCTCCCCGTAGCGCAGCTGCTAGCCGAGCGCGGCTTCACGCTCTACGCCACGGAGGGCACGCATAAGTTCTTCGCTGACATGGGCCTAGCCTCCACCCTCGTCCACTGGCCCGACAGCCAGCAGCAACCCAACGTGCTCGACTACCTGCGGAACAAGGAAATCGAAATGGTCATCAACATCCCCAAAAACCTAACGAAGGGCGAGTTGGATAATGACTATAAGATTCGCCGCACGGCCGTCGATTTCAGCATCCCGCTGCTGACGAATGCACGGCTGGCGAGCGCGTTTATTACCGCATTCTGCGAGCTGGAAATGAGCGACTTGAAGATTAAGAGCTGGAACGAGTATAAGGGTCAGTAA
- a CDS encoding type II toxin-antitoxin system HigB family toxin, which translates to MKVHLIKRQTVEDYAAHHARVRSFTLWLTAVKYAEWNTPADIQQTFGSADLLGNGSSRVVFDIGGNHHRLIARYVFGKQQVHLFVCWVGTHAEYDKLCAKGEQYTVNLY; encoded by the coding sequence ATGAAAGTTCACCTCATAAAACGCCAGACAGTGGAAGATTACGCGGCCCACCACGCTCGCGTTCGCTCCTTTACCTTGTGGCTAACGGCAGTAAAATATGCAGAGTGGAACACGCCAGCAGACATCCAGCAAACCTTTGGCTCGGCCGACTTACTGGGCAACGGCAGCAGCCGCGTCGTGTTCGACATCGGCGGCAACCACCACCGGCTTATTGCCCGCTACGTATTTGGTAAGCAGCAAGTCCACCTGTTTGTATGCTGGGTAGGTACCCACGCCGAGTACGATAAGCTTTGCGCCAAAGGTGAGCAGTACACCGTCAATCTATACTAA
- a CDS encoding GNAT family N-acetyltransferase — METVITIRPIAPGDDAALARIIRDTLTEFGAAKPGSVFYDPSTDHLHALFQHAQSAYFVAEADGMVLGGAGIYPTDNLPADTTELVKVYLLPQARGRGLGRQLLEKCLAEARARGYGRVYLESFEEMTQALPLYEKLGFHYLPQPMGNSGHFSCQIWMIREL, encoded by the coding sequence TTGGAAACCGTTATCACCATCCGCCCCATTGCGCCGGGCGACGACGCGGCGCTGGCCCGCATTATCCGGGATACACTCACGGAGTTTGGTGCCGCCAAGCCAGGCTCCGTCTTTTACGACCCTTCTACCGACCACTTGCACGCGCTCTTTCAGCACGCGCAGAGCGCCTATTTCGTGGCTGAGGCGGACGGCATGGTGCTGGGCGGCGCGGGCATCTACCCTACCGACAACCTGCCCGCCGACACCACCGAGCTGGTTAAAGTATACCTGCTGCCCCAGGCGCGCGGCCGTGGGCTGGGCAGGCAGCTGCTGGAAAAATGCCTGGCCGAAGCGCGCGCCCGCGGCTACGGCCGGGTGTACCTGGAATCGTTCGAGGAGATGACCCAGGCCCTGCCGCTATACGAAAAGCTGGGCTTTCACTATCTGCCGCAGCCAATGGGCAACAGCGGCCACTTCAGCTGCCAGATTTGGATGATTCGGGAATTGTAG
- a CDS encoding urease subunit beta — MHLAPKDLDKLVLHQAGVVAQKRYARGLRLNYPEAAALLATQLLEFIRDGESVATLMDKGKQLLGFNDVLEGVADLLPEVQVEGTFPDGTKLVTVHQPICREHGSPELALYGSGLSRTAPAAAPVPAAVPGEYLLADGDIILNENRPVIELEVLNRGDRPVQVGSHYPFFETNAGLDFDRAAAFGYRLNIPAGTAVRFEPGERKRVQLIALAGERRVYGGNAWIDGPLDEAGKQQAIGKLG, encoded by the coding sequence ATGCACCTCGCTCCCAAAGACCTTGATAAGCTCGTGCTGCACCAGGCCGGGGTAGTGGCCCAGAAGCGCTACGCCCGCGGCCTGCGCCTCAACTACCCCGAGGCCGCCGCCCTGCTCGCCACTCAGCTGCTGGAGTTTATCCGCGATGGCGAATCGGTGGCGACGCTCATGGACAAGGGCAAGCAGCTGCTCGGCTTCAACGACGTGCTGGAGGGCGTGGCCGACCTGCTGCCCGAGGTGCAAGTAGAAGGCACCTTCCCCGATGGCACCAAGCTCGTGACCGTGCACCAACCCATTTGCCGCGAGCACGGTTCGCCCGAATTGGCGCTCTACGGCAGTGGCCTCAGCCGCACGGCCCCAGCCGCCGCGCCGGTGCCCGCCGCCGTACCGGGCGAGTACCTGCTGGCCGATGGCGACATTATCCTAAACGAAAACCGCCCCGTTATCGAGCTGGAGGTACTCAACCGGGGCGACCGGCCGGTGCAGGTGGGCTCGCACTACCCCTTCTTCGAAACCAACGCGGGGCTGGACTTCGATCGGGCAGCAGCATTTGGCTACCGGCTCAATATCCCGGCCGGCACGGCGGTGCGCTTCGAGCCGGGCGAGCGCAAGCGCGTGCAGCTGATAGCGCTGGCCGGCGAGCGCCGCGTGTACGGCGGCAATGCCTGGATTGATGGCCCGCTCGATGAGGCCGGCAAGCAGCAGGCGATAGGGAAGCTGGGGTAA